One genomic region from Metallosphaera tengchongensis encodes:
- the amrS gene encoding AmmeMemoRadiSam system radical SAM enzyme: MQKEATLYRVEGNRVRCVACARRCLLGDNNVGFCGIRSANNGKLYLNVYGKVAAAHVDPIEKKPLVHFYPGSSVFSFSTFGCNWMCAYCQNFDISQRRRAEGVDLSPEEIVEMARAYEVEGITYTYNEPAIFAEFAHDTGVIAKKYGLLNTMVTNGYWTPELVDYVKDFLDAVTVDFKGNGEEKFMKRYTGASGPEPIFETIRELMKRGIHVEITDLIVPEIGDNLEWAKKFLGRLFDIVGPDVPIHFLRFHPDYKLDRLPLTPVETLEKHQKLAKETGFRYSYVGNVPGHPLESTYCPECRSVAIGREGFRITTWNLTEDMRCKSCGYRLPIKGKLSKNYLDMRFREVYI; this comes from the coding sequence ATGCAGAAGGAAGCTACTTTATATAGAGTCGAAGGTAACAGGGTCAGATGTGTTGCGTGTGCTAGGAGGTGCTTACTAGGAGACAACAACGTGGGGTTCTGCGGAATTAGATCGGCAAATAACGGTAAGCTTTACCTTAACGTTTATGGAAAGGTCGCTGCAGCGCACGTTGATCCTATAGAGAAGAAACCTTTAGTACATTTTTACCCAGGTTCCAGCGTCTTCTCCTTCTCGACCTTTGGATGTAATTGGATGTGCGCCTACTGTCAAAATTTCGACATTAGCCAAAGGAGAAGGGCAGAAGGGGTAGACCTATCACCAGAGGAGATTGTAGAAATGGCTAGGGCTTACGAAGTTGAGGGAATAACATATACCTATAACGAACCGGCTATCTTCGCCGAGTTCGCCCACGACACCGGTGTGATAGCCAAAAAGTACGGTCTGTTGAACACCATGGTTACTAACGGTTATTGGACACCCGAGCTAGTGGATTACGTAAAAGATTTCCTTGATGCCGTAACCGTGGACTTTAAGGGTAACGGAGAGGAGAAGTTCATGAAGAGGTACACAGGAGCTTCAGGCCCTGAACCTATCTTTGAGACCATCAGGGAACTGATGAAGAGAGGTATACACGTGGAGATAACTGACCTAATCGTTCCGGAAATAGGAGATAATTTAGAGTGGGCTAAAAAGTTTCTAGGCAGACTTTTTGACATAGTGGGGCCAGACGTACCAATTCATTTCCTGAGGTTTCACCCGGACTATAAGCTAGATCGTCTTCCTTTGACTCCAGTGGAAACCTTGGAGAAGCATCAGAAACTGGCTAAGGAGACTGGGTTTAGGTACTCATACGTTGGTAACGTACCAGGACACCCCCTTGAGAGTACTTATTGCCCTGAGTGCAGAAGTGTAGCAATAGGGAGGGAAGGGTTCAGAATAACGACCTGGAACCTAACTGAGGACATGAGATGTAAGAGTTGCGGTTACCGACTACCAATAAAGGGGAAGCTTTCAAAGAACTACCTCGACATGAGGTTTCGTGAAGTTTACATTTAA
- a CDS encoding enoyl-CoA hydratase/isomerase family protein yields MEFETIEVKKEGTLAWLILNRPDKLNALNLKLLEELYQAVKNFDSDNDVRVIIITGKGKAFCAGADITQFTELTPVNAWKFAKRGREVMDFIESIGKPTIAMINGYALGGGLELALACDIRVASEEAQLGLPEINLGIYPGYGGTQRLTRIVGKGKALEMMMTGDRIPARDAERYGLVNSVYPSADLEKETRKLAEKISEKSPVALSLIKEIVNRGIDSSLLTGLSMESLGWGTIFSTEDKKEGVDAFLKKRKPNFKGI; encoded by the coding sequence ATGGAATTTGAAACGATAGAGGTAAAAAAAGAAGGAACTTTAGCGTGGCTAATTTTAAATAGACCAGATAAGCTTAACGCTTTGAATTTAAAGTTGCTTGAAGAGCTTTATCAAGCAGTAAAAAATTTTGATTCTGATAATGACGTTAGAGTGATCATAATCACAGGGAAGGGGAAGGCGTTCTGTGCCGGAGCTGACATAACCCAGTTTACAGAGCTGACACCAGTCAATGCTTGGAAATTCGCCAAGAGAGGTAGAGAAGTTATGGACTTCATCGAGTCAATCGGTAAGCCCACCATAGCCATGATCAACGGTTACGCATTGGGTGGTGGTCTTGAGCTAGCTTTAGCTTGTGACATAAGAGTAGCATCTGAAGAGGCTCAATTAGGTTTACCTGAAATAAACTTGGGCATATATCCTGGATACGGAGGTACTCAAAGGTTAACTAGGATAGTTGGGAAAGGAAAAGCCCTAGAAATGATGATGACCGGGGACAGGATTCCGGCAAGAGACGCAGAGAGATATGGCTTAGTAAACTCGGTCTATCCTTCCGCTGACCTAGAGAAAGAGACTAGAAAGTTAGCTGAGAAAATATCAGAGAAATCACCAGTAGCCCTGTCCTTAATTAAGGAGATTGTGAACAGGGGCATAGACTCGAGCCTGCTAACTGGGCTCTCCATGGAGAGCTTAGGTTGGGGCACAATCTTCTCCACGGAGGACAAAAAGGAGGGAGTGGACGCGTTCCTAAAGAAGAGGAAACCTAACTTCAAAGGCATATGA
- the cyoE gene encoding heme o synthase: MALSVRARLIYYAKLSKPRIIWLLDLAALSGAFLSGKLMPLNILAVLVGGTLASAGSMIVNEGIEIDRDKVMRRTSKRPTVMGYVSKKEAIYVGIALLVMGTLVGLLDNLLTSFFIFLGGAVYILIYTVWLKPRSPWNIVIGGLAGSAAAWAGFASTTSSFTISSLLLGLLIFMWTPGHFWALAMRFKEDYSKAGIPMLPVIMPENFSAKMIAISNALMIPFALALSLYTGIVYAVVASILSALQMYFSVRLIRNPTGEEAWRSFKFSSPYLAILLILVMISAFVR; encoded by the coding sequence TTGGCTCTATCGGTCAGGGCTAGACTAATATATTACGCTAAGCTCAGTAAGCCCAGGATTATTTGGTTGCTCGATCTGGCTGCGCTCTCTGGAGCGTTCCTTTCAGGTAAGCTAATGCCTCTCAATATCCTGGCTGTCCTAGTGGGAGGTACTCTAGCGTCAGCAGGATCGATGATAGTGAACGAGGGAATAGAGATAGATAGGGACAAAGTTATGAGGAGAACTTCAAAGAGACCTACAGTTATGGGTTACGTTTCTAAGAAGGAAGCTATATACGTGGGAATCGCGCTTCTTGTGATGGGCACCTTGGTTGGTCTGCTTGATAACTTGTTAACTTCTTTCTTCATTTTCTTAGGGGGAGCAGTTTACATTCTTATTTACACCGTGTGGCTTAAACCCAGAAGCCCGTGGAACATTGTAATAGGAGGCTTAGCAGGAAGTGCGGCGGCATGGGCAGGTTTCGCATCCACGACATCTTCCTTTACCATATCTTCCCTTCTACTAGGTCTTCTGATATTCATGTGGACTCCAGGACACTTCTGGGCACTGGCCATGAGGTTCAAAGAGGACTATTCTAAGGCAGGAATTCCCATGTTACCGGTCATAATGCCTGAGAACTTTTCGGCGAAGATGATCGCTATTTCCAATGCCCTAATGATACCTTTCGCCTTAGCGCTCTCACTCTATACCGGAATAGTGTACGCTGTGGTAGCTTCTATTCTGTCAGCTTTACAGATGTATTTCAGCGTGAGACTAATAAGGAATCCAACTGGAGAGGAAGCTTGGAGGTCATTTAAGTTCTCTTCACCCTATTTAGCAATCCTTCTGATTCTCGTGATGATTTCAGCTTTCGTTAGGTAG
- a CDS encoding homoserine dehydrogenase encodes MKALMLGYGNVGKALNSLIRERSPKLGLDIKVEGVVTRRGIMLNQREDFHPDKEGTVLEALDLINPDLVIDVSSANYEDGEPSLSLYLESLSRGINVVTANKAPLALNFSRIMAVAEKNGAKVGFQATVMSGTPSINLLRAMRAAEVRKIRGILNGTTNYILTRMNEGLDYLSALKEAQRRGYAETDPEHDVNGFDAAAKLTILANFALKKPVTLKDVEFSGIKDVTQDKVKEAARKGKKIKLIANAGEGSLRVMTSEISPEDPLYHVDGVTNALDVHTDVQEVVIIGPGAGPLNAAFGVFSDIVLMYKGTF; translated from the coding sequence TTGAAAGCCCTCATGTTGGGATACGGAAATGTGGGAAAAGCCTTAAACTCCTTGATCAGGGAGCGCTCACCTAAATTGGGGTTGGACATTAAGGTAGAAGGAGTGGTCACTAGGAGAGGTATAATGTTAAACCAAAGGGAGGACTTCCACCCTGATAAGGAGGGTACGGTTCTAGAGGCACTAGATCTAATTAACCCGGACTTAGTGATCGACGTGAGCTCAGCTAATTACGAAGATGGCGAACCGTCTCTCTCCCTCTACCTGGAGTCTTTATCCCGAGGGATTAACGTGGTGACAGCCAACAAAGCTCCCCTTGCGTTGAATTTTTCGAGAATAATGGCAGTTGCTGAGAAGAATGGAGCCAAGGTAGGCTTCCAAGCGACAGTTATGAGCGGTACTCCATCCATAAACCTACTGAGGGCCATGAGAGCTGCAGAGGTGAGAAAGATAAGGGGTATACTAAACGGTACAACTAATTACATCCTAACTAGGATGAACGAAGGGTTGGACTACTTGTCAGCCTTGAAGGAGGCTCAGAGAAGGGGGTACGCCGAGACTGACCCAGAACATGATGTTAATGGTTTCGATGCAGCTGCCAAACTTACAATTTTGGCGAATTTCGCCCTCAAGAAACCAGTGACACTGAAGGACGTCGAGTTCTCAGGAATAAAGGACGTGACCCAGGACAAGGTAAAGGAAGCAGCACGAAAGGGAAAGAAAATTAAGTTGATAGCAAATGCCGGTGAAGGATCATTGAGAGTCATGACTTCTGAAATCTCCCCTGAGGATCCACTTTATCACGTGGACGGAGTTACTAATGCCTTAGATGTACATACAGACGTACAGGAAGTAGTCATTATAGGGCCAGGAGCGGGCCCGCTGAACGCAGCCTTCGGCGTCTTCTCTGATATTGTACTTATGTATAAAGGAACATTTTGA
- a CDS encoding B3/B4 domain-containing protein, producing MRIEVSEACSGLGIFVAHTEVVDLKNGVNRFEEELKELEMRYKGEDVEKLKDLPIVRAYRDFYWKIGIDPTKVRPSGEALRRRITRGNPLPRINDVVDAGNVVSADTLISIGLYDLSKVVGEPRIVMSKGGEAFRGIGNKDEVLRPNVPIMMDESGQVMHIYPHRDSVVTSVTLSTEEVLIVGAGVRGIGEELVKDAVERTTKLLKSLGGKVVHEVRVN from the coding sequence TTGAGGATAGAGGTCTCAGAAGCCTGTTCTGGATTGGGCATCTTTGTAGCACATACCGAGGTAGTCGACTTGAAGAATGGAGTAAACAGGTTCGAGGAGGAGCTCAAGGAGTTGGAGATGAGGTATAAGGGCGAAGATGTGGAGAAGCTCAAGGATCTTCCCATCGTGAGAGCTTACAGGGACTTCTACTGGAAGATCGGAATTGACCCCACAAAGGTCAGACCTAGTGGTGAGGCTTTAAGGAGGAGAATAACCAGAGGTAATCCTTTGCCGAGGATAAATGACGTCGTCGATGCTGGTAATGTAGTGAGTGCAGACACTCTGATCTCCATAGGGCTCTACGACCTGAGCAAAGTGGTCGGGGAACCAAGAATAGTTATGAGTAAAGGGGGAGAGGCGTTTCGCGGTATAGGGAATAAGGACGAGGTTTTGAGACCTAACGTCCCCATTATGATGGACGAGAGTGGTCAGGTCATGCACATTTACCCCCATAGGGACTCAGTAGTCACCAGTGTCACCTTATCCACGGAAGAGGTCCTAATAGTTGGTGCCGGAGTCAGGGGGATAGGTGAGGAACTCGTCAAGGACGCTGTTGAAAGGACAACTAAATTATTAAAAAGTCTAGGAGGAAAGGTTGTTCATGAGGTTAGAGTAAATTGA
- a CDS encoding CopG family ribbon-helix-helix protein has protein sequence MNVEKISVAIDKNLLRRLENEANRIGTNRSRIVQQALTDYLGENAPHNAEVIGILNLVYDEDAGNEIISIQHRFESEVISSMHIHVNDKICMEAVAVKGRRADLEQLAKALSGAKGVKKVKLSVSLEVQ, from the coding sequence ATGAACGTTGAAAAGATTAGCGTGGCCATAGACAAGAACCTTCTGAGAAGACTTGAAAATGAAGCAAACAGGATTGGAACTAACAGGTCTAGGATAGTTCAACAGGCCCTAACTGACTATCTAGGGGAGAACGCTCCTCATAACGCAGAAGTTATAGGGATACTGAACCTCGTATACGACGAAGATGCTGGTAACGAAATAATCTCAATACAACACAGATTCGAGTCTGAAGTCATTTCCTCCATGCATATACACGTAAACGATAAGATATGTATGGAGGCAGTAGCGGTTAAAGGTCGAAGGGCAGACCTAGAGCAGTTGGCCAAAGCCTTAAGCGGAGCTAAGGGAGTTAAAAAAGTGAAATTATCCGTGTCTTTGGAGGTGCAATAG
- the tldD gene encoding zinc metalloprotease TldD: MVKRAESLGATFADLRLYDVETLSILVTESQRQVSSLGREVGGSLRVLLNGNWGYSHFTDPSMDNVDLAVRSAFGDEKVNIVMLPPVKKSVEIKQEKPLNKSPLEVAQDMEKLKGEILSSEPRAKNVNVRFNMLKLHKEYYSNEDREIVTDYSLMSVSVGVTAREGDIIASARVSTSTFLGYPLEVFNVNEMILNTLKRRISNQLRGKPPKGGEHEVILAPDVVGVFSHEALGHLAEADLAVNGILGNLRGKKIAQDYVTVVDSGRAVGPMAQGITEFDDEGIEARDVKIVDSGVVSEFLVDRYYSAYLGQRPTGNGRAEDFRHPVLIRMRNTFMLPGDWGKDELIREVKHGYLLVSPLGGQTSPDGTFQFGIQEGYVIEDGEVTEPLRNTGISGYTLETLTKITGVSKDFDMWPGYCGKGGQSVPVGTGGPFIKVKVKVGGVE, translated from the coding sequence ATGGTTAAGAGGGCCGAGTCCTTAGGAGCGACTTTCGCAGATCTCAGGTTGTACGATGTGGAAACCTTAAGCATTCTTGTCACTGAGAGCCAAAGACAAGTGTCGTCCTTAGGCAGGGAAGTGGGTGGTTCTCTGAGAGTTTTGCTGAACGGAAACTGGGGGTATTCTCACTTTACTGATCCCTCCATGGACAATGTAGACCTAGCCGTAAGGTCAGCCTTTGGTGACGAGAAGGTGAACATAGTCATGCTGCCTCCAGTAAAGAAGAGCGTAGAGATAAAGCAGGAGAAGCCCTTGAATAAATCCCCCTTGGAAGTAGCTCAAGATATGGAGAAGCTAAAGGGAGAAATCCTGTCCTCAGAGCCCCGGGCTAAGAACGTTAACGTCAGGTTCAATATGTTAAAACTCCATAAGGAGTATTACAGTAACGAGGATCGAGAGATAGTGACGGATTATAGCTTGATGAGCGTCTCAGTTGGGGTCACCGCTAGGGAGGGCGACATTATAGCGTCAGCCCGGGTTTCAACTTCAACTTTCCTTGGATATCCCTTGGAAGTGTTTAACGTAAACGAGATGATACTGAACACCTTGAAAAGGCGAATTTCAAACCAGCTCAGAGGGAAACCCCCCAAGGGAGGGGAGCATGAGGTCATTTTAGCTCCAGATGTTGTAGGCGTGTTTTCTCACGAAGCCTTAGGACATTTGGCTGAAGCTGACCTCGCTGTCAACGGGATATTAGGAAATCTGAGGGGCAAGAAAATAGCGCAGGATTACGTCACAGTTGTTGACTCTGGGAGAGCTGTTGGGCCCATGGCTCAAGGGATCACCGAGTTTGACGACGAAGGTATAGAGGCTAGAGACGTTAAGATAGTTGACTCTGGGGTAGTCTCAGAGTTCCTTGTGGACAGATACTATTCAGCCTACCTGGGTCAGAGACCAACTGGGAACGGGCGTGCTGAGGATTTCAGACACCCAGTTCTCATCAGGATGAGAAACACTTTCATGTTACCTGGAGACTGGGGTAAGGACGAGCTCATTAGAGAAGTTAAGCATGGTTACCTGCTAGTTTCACCCCTAGGGGGACAGACAAGCCCTGACGGGACGTTCCAGTTCGGGATTCAAGAGGGTTACGTAATAGAGGACGGGGAGGTCACAGAACCGCTGAGGAACACGGGAATATCCGGGTACACGCTCGAGACGCTCACAAAAATCACTGGCGTGTCAAAGGACTTTGACATGTGGCCTGGGTACTGTGGAAAAGGAGGTCAAAGCGTTCCTGTAGGAACTGGAGGCCCTTTCATTAAGGT